One Burkholderia sp. WP9 genomic window, AAGGGAAATCTGGTCATCGTCTGTCGCGATCAGGATGCTGACGCGTTCGACCATCTGCTGGCCGAATACGGCGCGTTCCAGACGCGCCTGTCGTCCACCGCGTGGTATCTGAAGCTGGACGTGGCGCCGGAACTGATACAGGAGGAGATCCTGGCGCGGCTCGGCAAATACACCACGCATTACATTTTCGAAGCCGAAACGGTGACGTGGAATACCGTGGATAGCGACGCGGCGAATGCGCTGAATACGTTGTTTTCAGATTAGCGCGCCACCGTCTGGCCGCGCCTGCGAACCTTGCGTTCAAATCGCGGCGCGCGGTGCGGGCGGCTCAAGTTCGAGCCGCGCCGTCAATCGCCAGTCGCCAATCGCCAGTCGCCAGTCGCCATTCACGACCAGGCATTCTCCGAGGTTGCTGCTACCCGCGGCAACACTTCGAACGGAAAGCTCATCAAGACTCGCAAACCACGGCCGCCGTGGTTGCCGATTTCCCATTCCCCGCCCGCACGCCGCACCAAGCGCTCGACAATGGCGAGCCCCAGGCCGCTATGGCCGTTGCCGCCGCGCGCCGGATCGAGCCGCACGAAGGGCCGGCTGGCGTTGATCAGATCCTGCGCCGCGATGCCGCCGCCGTTGTCGCTCACCGACAAGGTGAAGCCTTGCGCAGTACGCGCCGTGGCCACGACGATCGGCGGGGCGCCGTACGCGTGCGCATTGTCGAGCAGGTTCGACAGAATCCGGTCGAGCGTGGCGGCAGGCAACAGGAACGCCGGCCCCGCGTTGAGTTCGGTCTGCACGGTGGGCGCGCCGGACGCCACCGCCCGATAACTGCGCACTACGCGCTCGCACTGTGCGTCCACTTCGACGGGCTCGCTGCGATCGGCGCCGTCGTGCGCAAACACCAGAAACTGGTCGACGATATGCGTCATGGAATCGACGTCGCGCACCACGCCGTCGCGCACCTTTACTTCGTCCATCATCTCGGCGCGCAGCCGCAAACGCGCCAGCGGCGTTTTCAGATCGTGCGCGACACCTGCGAGCATGACAGCGCGGTCGTTCTCCGTGCGCGCCACTTCCTGGACCATCTGATTGAAACCGTGGGTCAGCTGACGCAACTCACGCGGGCCGCGCTCCGGCACCGGCGGCACCGGCAGGCCGCGGCCGAAGCGCGCCACCGCCTGGGCGAGCGAGCGCAAAGGCTGCTGCAGCGCCCACGCGGCGAAGAGCGCCGCCATGACCGCGAACGAGAAAATGATGGCAAGCCACAACACCGTGCGATCGAGCGAGCGCGGCGTGCGCAACGGCTGCACCGGCACCACGATCCAGCTGCGATCGGAGATGGCACGCACCCACAGCGTGGGCGGAAGGCCCGGCACACCGACGCGCACCTGCGTGCCAGACGGCATGCGGTCGCGCACGTCTTCGACGAAACGTTCGAGCGGCGGCGGCATGTCCGCGCTCTCCGGCGGCACTTCCGGGCTCGCCGGATCGACCAGCTTCACG contains:
- a CDS encoding ATP-binding protein, whose translation is MRRPIDSLFGRLALLVVAVLLLSHFAWYSLMRLERSQLQTRYAVEEATFLVDAVRQHVARTPDQPLPSRVKLVDPASPEVPPESADMPPPLERFVEDVRDRMPSGTQVRVGVPGLPPTLWVRAISDRSWIVVPVQPLRTPRSLDRTVLWLAIIFSFAVMAALFAAWALQQPLRSLAQAVARFGRGLPVPPVPERGPRELRQLTHGFNQMVQEVARTENDRAVMLAGVAHDLKTPLARLRLRAEMMDEVKVRDGVVRDVDSMTHIVDQFLVFAHDGADRSEPVEVDAQCERVVRSYRAVASGAPTVQTELNAGPAFLLPAATLDRILSNLLDNAHAYGAPPIVVATARTAQGFTLSVSDNGGGIAAQDLINASRPFVRLDPARGGNGHSGLGLAIVERLVRRAGGEWEIGNHGGRGLRVLMSFPFEVLPRVAATSENAWS